In Glycine max cultivar Williams 82 chromosome 7, Glycine_max_v4.0, whole genome shotgun sequence, a single window of DNA contains:
- the LOC100786916 gene encoding protein SCO1 homolog 1, mitochondrial, which translates to MAYIVSSKVNQFRYSTRLLFSHLLRHGRPSTLLPPFSSHLQPLHHPHQVGNQGYGNGSLGLCPRLLSSSSSSDASAANVSGEKPALDSDQSAKDGSGKERESGSGGGQDQKSDAGKSVRGGPVSWLSFLLLVLTGAGLVFYYDREKKRHIEGIRTNTEAVKQGPSAGKAAIGGPFCLINHHGKHVTEKDFMGKWTLLYFGFTHCPDICPEELQKLAAAVDKIKEKAGIETVPVFISVDPERDTVEQVGEYVKEFHPKLIGLTGSPDEVKNVARAYRVYYMKTAEEDSDYLVDHSIVIYLMSPEMEFVKFFGKNNDVDSLADGVIKEVTQHKK; encoded by the exons ATGGCGTACATCGTATCCAGCAAGGTTAACCAATTTCGCTATTCCACGCGCCTTCTCTTCTCACACCTTCTTCGCCATGGCAGACCCTCCACGCTTTTACCACCCTTCTCTTCTCATCTTCAACCACTCCATCACCCTCACCAG GTTGGGAATCAAGGTTATGGAAATGGGTCGTTGGGGTTGTGCCCAAGGcttctatcttcttcttcttcttctgatgCTTCTGCTGCTAATGTTAGTGGAGAAAAACCAGCATTGGATTCAGATCAATCTGCAAAAGATGGTTCTGGCAAAGAGAGAGAGTCTGGGAGTGGAGGAGGACAGGATCAGAAAAGTGATGCTGGGAAATCTGTTCGTGGAGGG CCTGTTTCTTGGTTGAGCTTTCTCTTGTTGGTTCTCACTGGAGCTGGACTAGTGTTCTACTACGACAGGGAAAAGAAACGACATATCGAAG GGATACGTACTAATACGGAGGCTGTTAAGCAGGGACCTTCTGCAGGAAAAGCTGCAATTGGGGGTCCATTTTGCCTTATCAACCATCACGGAAAACATGTAACTGAAAAGGATTTCATGGGAAAGTGGACTTTGTTATATTTTGGCTTTACTCACTGCCCGGATATCTGTCCAGAGGAACTACAGAAGTTAGCAGCTGCTGTTGATAAAATAA AGGAGAAAGCTGGAATTGAAACTGTTCCGGTTTTTATCTCTGTTGATCCTGAGAGGGATACTGTTGAACAAGTCGGTGAATATGTCAAAG AATTTCATCCGAAGTTAATTGGATTAACTGGTAGCCCCGATGAGGTCAAGAATGTTGCTCGTGCATATCGCGTTTATTACATGAAGACAGCAGAGGAAGACTCAGATTATCTTGTTGATCACTCCATTGTTAT ATACTTGATGAGTCCTGAGAtggaattcgtaaagttttTTGGCAAGAACAATGATGTTGACTCACTTGCTGATGGTGTTATTAAAGAGGTAACGCAGCATAAGAAATAA
- the LOC100787459 gene encoding Chlorophyll synthase, chloroplastic-like produces MASLLNMVSVPPRISPTSHTRIASLQARPVLPPFSVSFSRRRLSIRATETDTNEVQSQAPGAAPSKDGSSFNQLLGIKGAAQETNKWKIRLQLTKPVTWPPLVWGVVCGAAASGNFHWNFEDVAKSIVCMMMSGPFLTGYTQTLNDWYDREIDAINEPYRPIPSGAISENEVITQIWVLLLGGLSLAGILDIWAGHDFPIVFYLAVGGALLSYIYSAPPLKLKQNGWIGNFALGASYISLPWWAGQALFGTLTPDIIVLTLLYSIAGLGIAIVNDFKSVEGDRALGLQSLPVAFGSETAKWICVGAIDITQLSVAGYLLGADKPFYALALLGLIIPQVFFQFKYFLKDPVKYDVKYQASAQPFLVLGLLVTALATSH; encoded by the exons ATGGCTTCTCTACTCAACATGGTTTCGGTTCCACCAAGAATATCACCAACCTCACACACCAGAATCGCTTCGCTTCAAGCTCGACCCGTTTTGCCACCCTTTTCTGTCTCATTTTCCA GGAGGAGACTATCAATTAGAGCAACAGAAACTGATACCAATGAAG TTCAATCTCAGGCACCGGGTGCAGCGCCATCTAAAGATGGTTCAAGCTTCAATCAGCTTCTTGGTATCAAAGGAGCTGCCCAAGAAACA AATAAATGGAAGATTCGTCTTCAACTCACAAAGCCTGTCACTTGGCCTCCGTTAGTTTGGGGTGTAGTTTGTGGTGCTGCTGCCTCGG GAAATTTTCATTGGAATTTTGAGGATGTTGCTAAATCAATTGTGTGCATGATGATGTCCGGCCCATTCCTGACAGGATATACACAG acTCTGAATGATTGGTATGACCGAGAAATTGACGCAATAAATGAACCTTATAGACCAATTCCTTCTGGGGCAATATCTGAGAATGAG GTAATCACTCAAATATGGGTGTTGCTGCTTGGTGGTCTTTCTCTGGCTGGTATATTGGACATATGG GCAGGGCATGATTTCCCTATAGTATTTTACCTTGCAGTGGGTGGAGCCCTACTGTCTTATATATATTCCGCGCCTCCTTTAaag TTAAAACAAAATGGATGGATTGGAAACTTTGCCCTTGGAGCAAGTTACATTAGCTTGCCATG GTGGGCAGGTCAGGCTTTGTTTGGAACTCTTACACCAGATATAATTGTTCTCACACTCCTATACAGCATAGCTGGA TTGGGAATTGCTATTGTCAATGACTTCAAAAGTGTTGAAGGGGATAGGGCTCTAGGGCTTCAG TCTCTTCCAGTTGCTTTTGGTTCTGAAACTGCAAAGTGGATATGTGTTGGCGCTATTGACATTACACAATTATCTGTAGCTG GATATCTACTTGGGGCTGATAAACCGTTTTATGCGTTAGCTTTACTTGGCCTAATAATTCCACAAGTCTTTTTTCAG TTCAAGTATTTCCTCAAGGACCCTGTGAAATATGATGTTAAATATCAG GCTAGTGCACAGCCATTTTTGGTGCTTGGTTTGTTGGTTACTGCTCTAGCAACTAGCCACTGA
- the LOC100786388 gene encoding uncharacterized protein, with product MAGGANFVQRVLSYVVNEVVVNGLANSPAFQRFAVRTSKRIGDISNKAVQKRQELAEQIKDISKNMESFKNQ from the exons ATGGCCGGTGGTGCGAATTTCGTGCAGAGGGTTCTCTCTTACGTGGTGAATGAAGTGGTTGTCAATGGTCTTGCCAACAG CCCTGCATTTCAGAGGTTTGCAGTGAGGACATCAAAAAGAATTGGAGATATTTCTAACAAAG CTGTTCAGAAGAGGCAGGAGCTAGCTGAGCAGATCAAGGACATCTCAAAAAATATGGAG TCATTCAAGAACCAGTAA
- the LOC100785873 gene encoding protein trichome birefringence-like 3 isoform X2 — MIPSGIMKYPRGKLPLPIIVITTCVLVFVAILYVERLSFLSSKSIFKFKPCPRKTTKTKSSDKKADEEVVVVNASTWIDDRFDFDPEECNVANGKWVFNHSIKPLYSDISCPYIDRQFSCVKNGRNDSDYRHWEWQPEDCTLPRFNPELALRKLQGKRLLFVGDSLQRNQWESFVCLVEWVIPHKHKSMQLGRVHSVFTAKAYNATIEFYWAPYLVESNSDIDIIDIKKRIIKVDAIAERAKDWTGVDILVFNTYVWWMSGIRIKTIWGSFANGQEGYEEFDTPVAYKLALKTWANWIDSTINPNKTRVFFTTMSPTHTRSQDWGNMEGVKCFNETKPVRKKKHWGTGSDKRIMSVVAKVTKKMKVPVTFINITQISEYRIDGHCSVYTETGGKLLTEEERANPQNADCIHWCLPGVPDTWNQILLAML, encoded by the exons ATGATCCCTTCAGGAATAATGAAGTATCCCAGAGGAAAGCTTCCTCTTCCCATCATTGTCATCACAACATGTGTTCTTGTTTTTGTGGCTATCTTGTATGTAGAGAGGCTCAGTTTCCTCTCTTCCAAGTCCATTTTCAAGTTCAAACCATGTCCTAGAAAAACCACCAAAACAAAGTCTA GTGACAAAAAAGCAGATGAGGAGGTTGTGGTTGTGAATGCATCAACATGGATTGATGACAGGTTTGATTTTGACCCTGAGGAGTGCAATGTTGCAAATGGGAAATGGGTGTTTAACCATTCAATAAAGCCTCTCTACTCTGACATAAGCTGTCCATACATAGATAGACAATTTTCTTGTGTCAAGAATGGGAGGAATGATTCTGACTATCGCCATTGGGAGTGGCAGCCAGAAGATTGCACCTTGCCACG TTTCAACCCAGAGCTAGCCCTCAGAAAGCTTCAAGGGAAAAGGCTGCTATTTGTGGGGGATTCACTGCAAAGAAACCAATGGGAATCTTTTGTCTGCTTGGTAGAATGGGTCATACCTCATAAGCATAAATCTATGCAACTAGGAAGAGTTCATTCAGTCTTCACAGCCAAG GCTTACAATGCAACTATAGAATTCTATTGGGCACCATATCTTGTGGAGTCCAACAGTGACATTGACATCATAGATATAAAGAAAAGGATAATAAAAGTGGATGCCATAGCTGAAAGAGCCAAAGATTGGACGGGCGTGGACATCCTTGTTTTCAACACCTACGTATGGTGGATGAGTGGTATTAGGATCAAAACAAT ATGGGGTTCATTTGCTAATGGACAAGAAGGGTATGAAGAGTTTGACACCCCAGTTGCTTACAAGTTAGCTTTGAAAACGTGGGCCAACTGGATTGACTCAACCatcaatccaaacaaaacacGGGTCTTTTTCACCACTATGTCACCAACACATACAAG AAGCCAAGACTGGGGCAACatggaaggtgtgaagtgcttCAATGAGACAAAGCCAGTGAGGAAAAAGAAGCACTGGGGCACTGGTTCTGACAAGAGAATAATGAGTGTGGTGGCAAAAGTGACGAAGAAAATGAAAGTTCCAGTGACATTCATCAACATAACACAGATATCAGAGTACAGAATTGATGGACATTGTTCAGTTTACACTGAAACCGGAGGGAAATTGTTGACTGAAGAGGAAAGGGCTAATCCACAAAATGCAGATTGCATACACTGGTGTTTGCCTGGAGTTCCTGATACGTGGAATCAAATACTTTTGGCTATGTTgtaa
- the LOC100785873 gene encoding protein trichome birefringence-like 3 isoform X1 → MIPSGIMKYPRGKLPLPIIVITTCVLVFVAILYVERLSFLSSKSIFKFKPCPRKTTKTKSIGDKKADEEVVVVNASTWIDDRFDFDPEECNVANGKWVFNHSIKPLYSDISCPYIDRQFSCVKNGRNDSDYRHWEWQPEDCTLPRFNPELALRKLQGKRLLFVGDSLQRNQWESFVCLVEWVIPHKHKSMQLGRVHSVFTAKAYNATIEFYWAPYLVESNSDIDIIDIKKRIIKVDAIAERAKDWTGVDILVFNTYVWWMSGIRIKTIWGSFANGQEGYEEFDTPVAYKLALKTWANWIDSTINPNKTRVFFTTMSPTHTRSQDWGNMEGVKCFNETKPVRKKKHWGTGSDKRIMSVVAKVTKKMKVPVTFINITQISEYRIDGHCSVYTETGGKLLTEEERANPQNADCIHWCLPGVPDTWNQILLAML, encoded by the exons ATGATCCCTTCAGGAATAATGAAGTATCCCAGAGGAAAGCTTCCTCTTCCCATCATTGTCATCACAACATGTGTTCTTGTTTTTGTGGCTATCTTGTATGTAGAGAGGCTCAGTTTCCTCTCTTCCAAGTCCATTTTCAAGTTCAAACCATGTCCTAGAAAAACCACCAAAACAAAGTCTA TAGGTGACAAAAAAGCAGATGAGGAGGTTGTGGTTGTGAATGCATCAACATGGATTGATGACAGGTTTGATTTTGACCCTGAGGAGTGCAATGTTGCAAATGGGAAATGGGTGTTTAACCATTCAATAAAGCCTCTCTACTCTGACATAAGCTGTCCATACATAGATAGACAATTTTCTTGTGTCAAGAATGGGAGGAATGATTCTGACTATCGCCATTGGGAGTGGCAGCCAGAAGATTGCACCTTGCCACG TTTCAACCCAGAGCTAGCCCTCAGAAAGCTTCAAGGGAAAAGGCTGCTATTTGTGGGGGATTCACTGCAAAGAAACCAATGGGAATCTTTTGTCTGCTTGGTAGAATGGGTCATACCTCATAAGCATAAATCTATGCAACTAGGAAGAGTTCATTCAGTCTTCACAGCCAAG GCTTACAATGCAACTATAGAATTCTATTGGGCACCATATCTTGTGGAGTCCAACAGTGACATTGACATCATAGATATAAAGAAAAGGATAATAAAAGTGGATGCCATAGCTGAAAGAGCCAAAGATTGGACGGGCGTGGACATCCTTGTTTTCAACACCTACGTATGGTGGATGAGTGGTATTAGGATCAAAACAAT ATGGGGTTCATTTGCTAATGGACAAGAAGGGTATGAAGAGTTTGACACCCCAGTTGCTTACAAGTTAGCTTTGAAAACGTGGGCCAACTGGATTGACTCAACCatcaatccaaacaaaacacGGGTCTTTTTCACCACTATGTCACCAACACATACAAG AAGCCAAGACTGGGGCAACatggaaggtgtgaagtgcttCAATGAGACAAAGCCAGTGAGGAAAAAGAAGCACTGGGGCACTGGTTCTGACAAGAGAATAATGAGTGTGGTGGCAAAAGTGACGAAGAAAATGAAAGTTCCAGTGACATTCATCAACATAACACAGATATCAGAGTACAGAATTGATGGACATTGTTCAGTTTACACTGAAACCGGAGGGAAATTGTTGACTGAAGAGGAAAGGGCTAATCCACAAAATGCAGATTGCATACACTGGTGTTTGCCTGGAGTTCCTGATACGTGGAATCAAATACTTTTGGCTATGTTgtaa